Proteins co-encoded in one Arthrobacter globiformis genomic window:
- the uidB gene encoding glucuronide transporter translates to MKKLNKLSIIGYGAGDAANNLAFTTATMFLLVYYTDVAGISAAAAGTLLLAVRIFDAFADVFAGRIVDRSYSKRFGKFRPFIMFGSIPLLLLSVATFSVPQLGQSGSLLYAYVTYAALGLAYSLVNIPYGSLAGAMTQDPGDRAKLGSARMIGALLVGSSLGIFVAPLIKPGADLQATFTTLTLVFVVIGAGLYFFTALTAKERVHRAVPNVTFKQSMDTLRGNKPLLMLCLSSFFFLTGYLALTSVQLYYLRDVLGRLDLYPVLSIIQLVLTFVLAAFMPRLVRGVGKKRVYIVSSLVSAAGGAIVFFTPASQVWIGFSGLVISVMGVLAVSIVVWALEADTVEYGEWKTGVRTEGITYALFSFTRKSGQAVGGALAAYALALGGYKSGAVQTAEAVFGIQVAAGALPAVMTLLAVLVMAKYKLTDTMHAQILADITARRESGDAPKTSGAAVGPLTAPTN, encoded by the coding sequence TTGAAAAAGCTGAACAAGCTCAGCATCATCGGCTACGGAGCCGGTGATGCCGCCAACAACCTCGCCTTCACCACCGCCACCATGTTCCTGCTGGTGTACTACACGGATGTCGCCGGCATCTCTGCGGCGGCGGCCGGCACCCTGCTCCTGGCGGTGCGCATCTTCGATGCCTTCGCGGACGTCTTTGCCGGCCGGATCGTGGACCGCTCATACAGCAAGCGGTTCGGCAAATTCCGTCCGTTCATCATGTTCGGTTCCATTCCGCTCCTGCTGCTCAGCGTGGCCACGTTCTCGGTGCCGCAGCTCGGTCAATCGGGCAGCCTGCTCTACGCCTATGTCACCTACGCCGCCCTGGGCCTGGCCTACAGCCTGGTCAACATCCCGTACGGGTCGCTGGCCGGGGCCATGACGCAGGACCCGGGGGACCGCGCCAAGCTCGGCTCCGCCCGCATGATCGGGGCCCTGCTGGTGGGTTCTTCCCTGGGGATCTTCGTGGCTCCGCTGATCAAACCGGGCGCCGACCTGCAGGCAACGTTCACCACCCTCACGCTGGTGTTTGTGGTGATCGGCGCCGGCCTGTACTTCTTCACCGCCCTGACCGCCAAGGAGCGGGTGCACCGCGCCGTTCCCAACGTCACCTTCAAACAGAGCATGGACACGCTCAGGGGCAACAAGCCGCTCCTGATGCTGTGCCTGAGTTCGTTCTTCTTCCTCACCGGCTACCTTGCCCTGACCTCGGTGCAGCTGTACTACCTGCGCGACGTCCTGGGCAGGCTGGACCTGTACCCGGTGCTTTCCATCATCCAGCTGGTCCTCACCTTCGTGCTGGCGGCCTTCATGCCCAGGCTGGTCCGCGGCGTCGGCAAAAAACGCGTCTACATCGTCTCGTCGCTGGTCTCGGCTGCGGGCGGCGCCATCGTCTTCTTCACCCCGGCCAGCCAGGTGTGGATCGGATTCTCCGGCCTGGTGATCAGCGTGATGGGCGTCCTCGCAGTGAGCATCGTGGTGTGGGCCCTGGAAGCCGACACCGTGGAATACGGCGAATGGAAGACCGGCGTCCGCACGGAAGGCATCACCTACGCGCTCTTCTCGTTCACCCGCAAGAGCGGCCAGGCGGTAGGCGGAGCGCTCGCCGCCTATGCGCTGGCCCTGGGCGGCTATAAGTCCGGCGCTGTCCAGACGGCTGAGGCCGTGTTCGGAATCCAGGTGGCTGCCGGTGCGCTGCCCGCTGTCATGACTCTCCTTGCCGTGCTGGTGATGGCCAAGTACAAGCTCACGGACACCATGCATGCCCAGATCCTGGCGGACATCACAGCCCGCCGGGAAAGCGGCGATGCCCCCAAAACGTCCGGAGCCGCCGTCGGGCCGCTCACAGCGCCCACCAACTGA
- the uxaC gene encoding glucuronate isomerase, whose translation MSQSIAAHPDRLLPADPGTRSIARDLLQRVQDLPIISPHGHVDAAVVEQNTPFPDPAALLVSPDHYVTRLIHASGVPMDRLRQPDALQTADATGAGSPEPDSRAIWREFCKAWPLFEGTASGYWLRTQFSSVFGLDCEISAETADASYDAISAKLLEPGFRPRQLFKDFNIEVLATTDDPLDSLASHKAIAADPTFHGRVLPTFRPDAYLNIAHPTWSANVDRLIAAAGDGGTGYAGYITALENRRRYFVEHGAVSADHGVRTPATLKLNDADAARLFDRARSGEATAQDRDAFEAHMMYQMARMSVADGLVMTIHPGSYRNHHEPTFNAFGADTGHDIPFAVNYTEAIRPLLQDFGTAKDFHLVLFTLDETVFSRELAPLAGFYPSVYLGAPWWFLDAPDAMLRFRSAVTETAGFSRSSGFIDDTRAFCSIPARHDASRRIEASFLARLVAEHRVSENRAHELIVDVVDGSPRRVFKL comes from the coding sequence ATGTCACAGTCGATTGCCGCCCACCCAGACAGGCTCCTGCCTGCGGACCCGGGAACGCGCAGCATTGCGCGCGACCTCCTGCAGCGCGTCCAGGACCTCCCCATCATTTCCCCCCACGGGCATGTTGACGCCGCAGTCGTCGAGCAGAACACGCCCTTCCCCGACCCGGCGGCGCTCCTGGTCAGCCCGGACCACTACGTCACGCGTCTGATCCACGCCAGTGGCGTGCCCATGGACCGGCTCCGGCAACCGGACGCGCTCCAGACAGCGGACGCCACTGGTGCGGGTTCCCCGGAGCCGGACTCCCGGGCCATCTGGCGCGAATTCTGCAAGGCCTGGCCGCTGTTCGAGGGGACCGCCTCCGGCTACTGGCTCCGCACCCAGTTCAGCAGCGTCTTCGGCCTTGACTGCGAGATCAGTGCCGAGACCGCCGATGCCAGCTATGACGCGATCTCCGCCAAGCTGCTGGAACCGGGCTTCCGTCCGCGCCAGCTCTTCAAGGACTTCAACATCGAGGTGCTCGCCACCACCGATGATCCGTTGGACAGCCTCGCCAGCCACAAGGCCATCGCGGCAGACCCCACGTTCCACGGCCGCGTCCTGCCGACGTTCCGCCCGGACGCCTACCTGAACATCGCACACCCAACATGGTCTGCGAACGTGGACCGGCTCATTGCCGCGGCGGGGGACGGTGGCACCGGCTATGCCGGCTACATCACCGCACTGGAAAACCGGCGCCGCTACTTCGTCGAGCACGGCGCTGTGTCTGCAGACCACGGCGTCCGGACCCCTGCCACGCTGAAGCTCAACGACGCTGACGCCGCGCGGCTGTTTGACCGCGCCCGCTCCGGTGAGGCCACGGCCCAGGACCGCGACGCGTTCGAAGCGCACATGATGTACCAGATGGCGCGGATGTCGGTGGCGGACGGCCTGGTGATGACCATCCATCCGGGCTCATACCGGAACCACCACGAGCCAACGTTCAACGCCTTCGGCGCGGACACTGGCCACGACATCCCGTTCGCGGTCAACTACACCGAGGCCATACGCCCGCTGCTGCAGGACTTCGGCACGGCCAAGGATTTCCACCTGGTGCTCTTCACCCTGGACGAGACGGTGTTCTCCCGCGAACTCGCCCCACTGGCCGGCTTCTACCCGTCCGTCTACCTCGGCGCCCCGTGGTGGTTCCTGGATGCCCCGGACGCCATGCTGCGCTTCCGTTCGGCAGTGACCGAGACCGCCGGTTTCTCCCGCTCGTCCGGCTTCATCGACGACACCCGGGCCTTCTGCTCCATCCCGGCCCGGCACGATGCGTCCCGCCGGATCGAGGCCTCCTTCCTGGCCAGGCTCGTGGCGGAGCACCGCGTCAGCGAGAACCGGGCCCACGAACTCATCGTGGACGTCGTGGACGGATCGCCGCGAAGGGTCTTCAAGCTGTGA
- a CDS encoding LacI family DNA-binding transcriptional regulator, whose product MTEPKTPEAAAPEGPARKRARDGKPNATIYDIARLAGVNPSTVSRALSKPGRVSAKTQKLIEDAAAELNYQVNPFARALPTGRTNTFGLIVADITNPTFFDIIRGAETTATLRDYTLVLAESAESAVTELTAARRMMTTADGLILASPRMDDDDIRALARDKPVVVINREVDGVPCVVPDVNKGISEAVRSLAANGHKKVAFVAGPPQSWMSARRWEGVQAACEWSRLGAVRLESGKPTLDGGRQVAREVRDSGATAVLTYNDLLAIGLMQELQAAGVVVPDQISIVGFDDIFGADFTTPPLTTVRSPLGECGSGATTLLLDLLHGDGEPAAILRVETELVLRGSSGRLLPAQ is encoded by the coding sequence GTGACTGAACCCAAGACGCCGGAAGCTGCCGCACCTGAAGGTCCAGCCAGGAAGCGCGCCCGGGACGGCAAGCCCAACGCCACCATCTACGACATCGCCAGGCTTGCCGGAGTCAACCCGTCGACGGTCTCGCGGGCGCTCAGCAAGCCGGGGCGGGTCAGCGCCAAGACGCAGAAGCTCATCGAGGATGCCGCGGCGGAGCTGAACTACCAGGTAAATCCCTTCGCCCGCGCCCTGCCGACCGGCCGCACCAACACCTTCGGGCTTATCGTCGCGGACATCACCAACCCGACGTTCTTCGACATCATCCGCGGCGCCGAAACCACGGCCACGCTCCGGGACTACACCCTGGTGCTGGCGGAGTCCGCCGAATCCGCCGTCACCGAGCTCACCGCAGCCCGCCGGATGATGACCACCGCGGACGGACTCATCCTCGCCAGCCCCCGCATGGACGACGACGACATCCGCGCACTGGCCCGCGACAAGCCCGTGGTGGTGATCAACCGCGAGGTCGACGGCGTGCCCTGCGTGGTTCCCGACGTCAACAAGGGCATCAGCGAGGCGGTCCGCAGCCTGGCGGCCAACGGCCACAAGAAGGTCGCGTTCGTTGCCGGCCCGCCGCAGTCCTGGATGTCCGCCCGCCGCTGGGAAGGCGTCCAGGCAGCCTGCGAGTGGTCCCGGCTCGGGGCGGTGCGCCTGGAATCCGGCAAGCCAACGCTCGACGGCGGCAGGCAAGTGGCGCGCGAGGTCCGGGACAGCGGCGCCACGGCCGTGCTGACGTACAACGACCTCCTGGCCATCGGACTCATGCAGGAACTCCAGGCCGCCGGCGTAGTGGTGCCGGACCAGATCAGCATTGTTGGCTTCGATGACATCTTCGGCGCCGACTTCACCACGCCGCCGCTCACCACAGTGCGTTCGCCACTGGGGGAGTGCGGATCGGGCGCCACCACACTCCTTCTCGACCTGCTGCACGGCGACGGCGAACCCGCCGCCATCCTGCGCGTGGAGACGGAACTCGTGCTGCGCGGTTCGAGCGGAAGGCTCCTTCCAGCGCAGTAA
- a CDS encoding mannitol dehydrogenase family protein yields the protein MQPAKEAAVHIARLNRTLRPGAKAPIRIVHLGLGAFHRSHQAWYTHRAGDAEDWGIAAFTGRRPDAALALAEQDGLFTLVERADGGDSFEVVGSIVEAVDGADVQRLAELVGAPRTAVVTLTVTEAAYRLGSDGQLDRGAPDVVADLALLASGRGNPTTPLGRLVFALAARRASGAGPLAVVCCDNLSSNGTVAHHATAGIAGAWDPSLAAWIEDNVSFVSTSVDRITPRTTDADLAAVEASCGYRDTSPVVAEPFANWVLSGDFPAGRPRWEDAGAVFVADIEPYENRKLWLLNGAHSLLAYAGQLRGHATVAEALADPLCRKAVERFWDEAESNLRGPEENPADLQIPAYREALLARFGNARIAHHLAQIAMDGSTKLRMRAVPVLHAERAAGRSGAAAALLIAAWMDYSAAAAAFQDPLADQVAAANGLSGAERIRALLAVVDPALAGDAAVVRLIEDLCGRFGAPAVSP from the coding sequence ATGCAGCCCGCAAAGGAAGCTGCCGTGCACATCGCCAGACTCAACCGCACCCTCCGGCCGGGAGCCAAGGCTCCAATCCGCATCGTCCACCTGGGTTTGGGCGCCTTCCACCGCTCGCACCAGGCCTGGTACACCCACCGGGCCGGCGACGCCGAGGACTGGGGGATCGCCGCCTTTACAGGACGCCGCCCAGACGCGGCCCTGGCCCTGGCCGAACAGGACGGGCTCTTCACGCTGGTGGAACGTGCCGATGGCGGCGACTCCTTCGAGGTGGTCGGCAGCATCGTCGAGGCAGTGGACGGTGCGGACGTGCAGCGGCTGGCGGAGCTGGTCGGGGCCCCGCGGACCGCCGTCGTCACTCTGACCGTCACCGAAGCCGCCTACCGGCTCGGCTCCGACGGGCAGCTTGACCGCGGCGCTCCCGACGTCGTGGCGGACCTTGCGCTGCTGGCTTCCGGCCGCGGAAATCCGACGACGCCGCTGGGCCGGCTGGTCTTTGCACTCGCCGCCCGCCGGGCCTCCGGCGCGGGTCCGCTCGCCGTCGTCTGCTGTGACAACCTCTCCAGCAACGGCACCGTGGCGCATCATGCCACGGCGGGCATCGCCGGGGCATGGGACCCTTCGCTCGCGGCGTGGATTGAGGACAACGTCAGCTTCGTCAGCACCTCGGTGGACCGGATCACGCCCCGGACTACGGATGCGGACCTGGCGGCTGTCGAAGCGTCCTGCGGCTACCGCGACACCTCGCCGGTGGTGGCGGAGCCGTTCGCCAACTGGGTGTTGAGTGGGGACTTTCCGGCAGGCCGGCCGCGCTGGGAAGACGCTGGCGCGGTTTTCGTGGCGGACATCGAACCGTATGAGAACCGCAAGCTGTGGCTCCTGAACGGCGCCCACTCGCTGCTGGCGTACGCGGGCCAGCTGCGCGGCCACGCGACGGTGGCCGAGGCCCTGGCCGACCCGCTGTGCAGGAAGGCCGTGGAGCGGTTCTGGGATGAGGCGGAAAGCAACCTGCGCGGACCGGAAGAAAATCCCGCGGACTTGCAGATTCCCGCCTATCGCGAGGCCCTCCTGGCGCGCTTCGGCAACGCGCGCATCGCCCACCACCTGGCCCAGATCGCCATGGACGGCAGTACAAAGCTGCGGATGCGGGCTGTGCCGGTGCTGCACGCCGAGCGTGCCGCTGGCAGGTCCGGGGCTGCCGCCGCCCTCCTGATCGCTGCCTGGATGGACTACAGCGCGGCCGCCGCCGCGTTCCAGGATCCCCTGGCTGACCAGGTGGCCGCAGCCAACGGGCTCAGCGGCGCGGAGCGAATCCGTGCACTGCTGGCCGTGGTGGACCCGGCCTTGGCCGGGGACGCCGCCGTCGTGCGCCTGATCGAAGACCTGTGCGGAAGGTTCGGGGCGCCGGCTGTCTCCCCATAA
- the uidA gene encoding beta-glucuronidase, giving the protein MLKPQANETRELINLDGLYRFKVDFDRAGHRQEWFRAPLATDLEMGVPASYNDVFPDKAIRDHVGYVWYQREVRVPRGWAGERVHVRLDSATHEGMVWVNDVLVAEHTGGYMPFSADITDHVAAGQAFRLTIAVNNELTQATIPPGTITVTADGRRQQSYLHDFYNYAGLHRSVWLYSTPAVTVEDITVVTGFEATTGSVDYRIATAGGTGSEEVKVTLKDADGATVATAEGAAGSLAIDGVVLWKPGAAYLYSLAAEIHDGGRLVDTYTLPVGVRTVEVSGKEFLINGEPFYFTGFGMHEDHVTVGKGHSNAQMVNDFQLLDWVGANSFRTSHYPYAEEVMDFADRHGIVVIDETAAVGLHLGFGAVFGGINKKTYVDGGVDASTAANHRQAITELVARDKNHPSVVIWSIANEPNGSEEGAREYFQPLAELTRELDPTRPVGYVNVMFDTPEKEVLADLFDVLMLNRYYGWYLHNGDLETAEQVLEKELREWEAKYGKPMIMTEYGPDTMPGFHSIYEQPWSEEYQAAFLAMYHRVFDRVDAMVGEQVWNFADFQTSNGIMRVDGNKKGVFTRDRRPKPAAFALRQRWTALAGTKNVSGKALTNP; this is encoded by the coding sequence ATGCTTAAGCCACAGGCAAACGAAACCCGAGAGCTGATCAACCTCGACGGCCTCTACCGCTTCAAGGTCGACTTTGACCGGGCCGGGCACCGGCAGGAATGGTTCAGGGCGCCGCTGGCCACGGACCTCGAAATGGGAGTTCCCGCCAGCTACAACGACGTCTTCCCGGATAAGGCCATCCGCGACCACGTGGGCTACGTCTGGTACCAGCGCGAAGTACGCGTGCCGCGCGGCTGGGCAGGGGAGCGGGTCCACGTTCGCCTGGACTCCGCCACCCACGAGGGCATGGTCTGGGTCAATGACGTCCTGGTGGCCGAACACACCGGCGGCTACATGCCCTTCAGTGCGGACATCACCGACCACGTCGCCGCCGGACAGGCGTTCCGCCTCACCATTGCCGTGAATAACGAACTGACCCAGGCCACTATCCCGCCGGGCACCATCACTGTCACTGCGGACGGCCGCCGCCAACAGAGCTACCTCCACGATTTCTACAACTACGCCGGCCTGCACCGCAGCGTCTGGCTCTACAGCACGCCCGCCGTCACCGTGGAGGACATCACCGTGGTGACCGGCTTCGAAGCCACCACCGGCTCGGTGGATTACCGGATCGCCACCGCGGGCGGCACCGGCAGCGAAGAAGTGAAGGTCACGCTGAAAGACGCCGACGGTGCCACGGTGGCCACCGCCGAAGGTGCCGCGGGCAGCCTGGCGATTGACGGCGTCGTACTTTGGAAGCCCGGTGCCGCCTACCTCTACAGCCTGGCCGCAGAAATTCACGACGGCGGCCGGCTGGTTGACACGTACACCCTGCCGGTGGGCGTCCGGACCGTAGAGGTCAGCGGCAAGGAGTTCCTGATCAACGGCGAGCCGTTCTACTTCACCGGCTTCGGCATGCACGAGGACCACGTGACAGTCGGCAAGGGCCACAGCAACGCCCAAATGGTCAACGACTTCCAGCTCCTGGACTGGGTGGGCGCCAACTCGTTCCGCACCTCGCACTACCCGTACGCGGAAGAGGTCATGGACTTCGCCGACCGGCACGGCATCGTGGTGATCGACGAGACCGCGGCCGTGGGGCTGCACCTCGGCTTCGGGGCCGTGTTCGGCGGCATCAACAAAAAGACTTATGTCGATGGCGGCGTGGACGCCAGCACCGCGGCAAACCACCGCCAGGCCATCACCGAACTGGTGGCACGGGACAAGAACCACCCGTCCGTGGTGATCTGGTCCATCGCCAACGAACCCAACGGCTCCGAGGAAGGCGCCCGCGAGTACTTCCAGCCGCTGGCGGAACTGACCCGCGAGCTGGACCCCACCCGTCCCGTGGGCTACGTCAACGTCATGTTCGACACCCCCGAGAAGGAAGTGCTGGCCGACCTCTTCGACGTTCTAATGCTCAACCGCTACTACGGCTGGTACCTGCACAACGGTGACCTCGAAACCGCTGAACAGGTTCTCGAAAAGGAACTGCGGGAATGGGAAGCCAAGTACGGCAAGCCCATGATCATGACCGAGTACGGTCCGGACACCATGCCCGGCTTCCACTCCATCTACGAACAGCCGTGGAGCGAGGAGTACCAGGCCGCGTTCCTCGCCATGTACCACCGCGTCTTCGACCGGGTGGACGCCATGGTTGGGGAGCAGGTGTGGAACTTCGCAGACTTCCAGACGTCCAACGGAATTATGCGCGTGGACGGCAACAAGAAGGGCGTGTTCACCCGGGACCGCCGTCCCAAGCCCGCCGCCTTCGCCCTGCGCCAGCGCTGGACAGCGCTCGCCGGCACCAAGAACGTCAGCGGCAAAGCCCTCACCAACCCCTAA